The DNA sequence GGCCGGCGAGAAGATCGACATCATCGACTACGACGAGGACCCGGCGCGCTTCGTCGGCAACGCGCTGTCACCCGCCAAGGTGATGTCGGTGACGGTGATCGACCAGGCTGCCCGGGCCGCGCGCGTGGTGGTGCCGGACTTCCAGCTGTCCTTGGCCATCGGCAAGGAAGGCCAGAACGCCCGGCTGGCGGCCCGGCTGACCGGTTGGCGCATCGATATCCGCAGCGACGTCCCGGAGCCCGGCACCAATGGCGCCGAGCGTGAGGCCGGTCAGGGCGTGGCCCACGAAGCCTGAGCGGGATGCGACCAGCGCGCCAGTAGTGCACCGCCGGGCCTGTGCGGCGGTTCCAGCTTCGGCTCTCCTGCGTCGAGCCTCGCTGAACCGCCGGGCCTATGCGGCGGTTCCATTCGGGTGGTTCGGGTCATCGCCGTTGTATGGGTAGACTGAGCCGTGATCCAGCGCGAGACTTCGACAACCGCCTCGCGGACGCACCGTTCCCCAGATGGACCGGTGCGCACGTGTGTCGGATGCCGGAAACGTGCGTTGACCGTCGAATTGCTTCGGGTGGTCGCGGTGTCAACGGAGAACGGCAACGGCGCCGTGATCATTGACCGCGCGGGCAAGCAACCGGGGCGGGGTGCGTGGTTGCATCCCGCATCGGAGTGCCTGCACGCGGCGATTCGGAGACGGGCATTCGTGCGCGCGCTGCGGATCAGCGGTTCCCCGGATGTATCCGGGGTGGAGGAGTACTTCGAAGGATTCGAAGATCGGCTCACCGCCCCGGGCAACAGAACAGGTAGCGAAGAACATGAGCACACCGTGAAGTCCCGATGACCATGCGTCATAGCTAAACCCGAGGCGCGGCCCACCACCGCTGTCGCCTCATAGACAGGAGATGTAGTGGCAAAGGCCCGCGTACACGAGTTGGCCAAGGAACTCGGTGTCACCAGCAAGGAAGTTCTCGCCCGCCTGAGCGAGCAGGGCGAATTCGTCAAGTCGGCATCCTCAACCGTGGAAGCCCCCGTCGCGCGGCGGCTGCGCGAGTCCTTCGGCGGCGGCAAGCCCGCGCCGAAGGCCGAAGCGCCCGCGGCCCCAGCGCCCGCCAAGGCCGCTCCGGCCCCGGCGGCAACACCGGGACCGGCGAAGCCGGCACCGGCCCCTGCGGCTGACGGTGCGGCCGCAAAGCCCGCCGCTCCCGCCGCTCCCGCCGCCGCAAAGCCGGCGGCTCCCGCAGCTGCAGTGGCTCCGGCCGCTCCGGCAGCCCCAGCGGCCGAGACCCCGCCGCCGGCAGCTGCAGCAGCCTCCCCGGCGGCTCCGCCCGCTCCCGGCCCCCGGCCGGCAGCACCGGGCCCCAAGCCCGGCGCCCGCACCCCGCGTGTCGGCAACAACCCGTTCTCCTCGGCGCAGCCGGTCGAGCGCGCCATTCCGCGTCCGCACCCGCAGGCGCCCCGCCCCGGCGGAGCCCCCCGACCCGGCATGCCCCGCCCCGGCGGCGGAGCGACGCCGGGCAACATGCCCGGACGCAGCAGCAACTTCGGCGCACAGGGTCGCCCGGCACGTCCCGGTGGTCCGCCGCGGCCCGGCGGCGGTGGCCGCCCCGGGGGCCCCGGAGGCCGTCCTGGCGGTCCCGGCGGCGGTCCGGGCGGTAACTACCGCGGTGGCGGAGCCGGCGGTCCCGGCGGTGCGGGTGGCCCCGCAGGCGCCGGCGCCGGAGGTTTCCGGGGCCGTCCCGGTGGTGGCGGCGGAGGTCGTCCCGGCCAGCGCGGTGGCGCGGCCGGCGCGTTCGGTAGGCCCGGCGGTGCACCTAAGCGGGGACGCAAGTCGAAGCGGGCGAAACGCGCCGAATACGAGAACATGCAGGCACCGGTCGTCGGTGGCGTGCGGTTGCCGCACGGCAACGGCGAGACCATCCGGCTGGCCCGCGGCGCATCGCTGTCCGACTTCGCCGACAAGATCAACGCCAACCCGGCTGCCCTGGTGCAGGCGCTGTTCAACCTCGGTGAGATGGTCACCGCCACCCAGTCGGTCGGCGACGAGACGCTGGAGCTGCTGGGCAGCGAGATGAACTTCGTCGTGCAGGTCGTCTCGCCCGAGGACGAGGACCGCGAGCTGCTGGAGTCCTTCGACCTGACCTATGGCGAGGATGAGGGCGGCGAGGAGGACCTGCAGAGCCGCCCGCCGGTGGTCACCGTGATGGGTCACGTCGACCACGGCAAGACCCGCCTGCTCGACACGATTCGCAAGGCCAACGTCCGCGAGGGCGAGGCCGGTGGCATCACCCAGCACATCGGCGCCTACCAGGTGGGCGTCGACTTCGACGGCTCCGAGCGCCTGATCACGTTCATCGACACCCCGGGTCACGAGGCCTTCACCGCCATGCGTGCCCGTGGTGCCAAGGCCACCGACATCGCGATCCTGGTGGTGGCCGCCGATGACGGCGTGATGCCCCAGACGGTGGAGGCGATCAACCACGCCCAGGCGGCCGACGTGCCGATCGTGGTGGCGGTCAACAAGATCGACAAGGAAGGTGCCGACCCGGCCAAGATCCGCGGGCAGCTCACCGAGTACGGCCTGGTCGCCGAGGACTTCGGTGGCGACACCATGTTCGTCGACATCTCCGCCAAGCAGGGCACCAACATCGCCGCGCTAGAGGAGGCGGTGCTGCTGACCGCCGACGCCGCCCTGGATCTGCGGGCCAACCCCGACATGGAGGCCCAGGGTGTGGCGATCGAGGCGCACTTGGACCGTGGTCGCGGCCCGGTGGCCACCGTGCTGATCCAGCGCGGCACGCTGCGGGTCGGCGACTCGATCGTCGCCGGCGACGCCTACGGCCGAGTCCGTCGGATGGTCGACGAACACGGCGAGGACGTCGAAGAGGCGACCCCGTCGCGGCCGGTGCAGGTCATCGGGTTCACCTCGGTGCCCGGTGCCGGTGACAACCTGCTGGTTGTCGACGAGGACCGGATCGCTCGCCAGATCGCCGACAAGCGCAACGCCCGCAAGCGCAACGCGCTGGCCGCGCGCTCGCGCAAGCGGATCTCCCTGGAGGACCTGGACTCGGCGCTGAAGGAAACCAGTCAGCTGAACCTGATCCTCAAGGGCGACAACGCCGGTACCGTCGAGGCGCTGGAAGAGGCCTTGATGGGAATCCAGATCGACGACGAGGTGCAGCTGCGGGTGATCGACCGCGGTGTCGGTGGCATCACCGAGACCAACGTCAACCTGGCATCGGCGTCGGACGCGATCATCATCGGGTTCAACGTGCGTGCGGAGGGCAAGGCCACCGAGCTGGCCAACCGCGAGGGTGTGGAGATCCGGTACTACTCGGTCATTTACCAAGCCATCGAAGAGATCGAGAGTGCGCTCAAGGGCATGCTCAAGCCGATCTACGAGGAGAAGGAGCTGGGGCGTGCCGAGATTCGCGCCATGTTCCGTTCCTCCAAGGTGGGCAACATCGCGGGCTGCCTGGTCACTTCGGGCATCATGCGCCGCAACGCCAAGGCGCGGTTGCTGCGTGACAACGTGGTGATCGCCGAGACCGTCACGATCTCCTCGCTGCGGCGGGAGAAGGACGATGTCACCGAGGTCCGCGACGGCTACGAGTGTGGTCTGACGCTGACCTACAACGACATCAAGGAAGGCGACGTCATCCAGGCCTACGAGCTCGTCGAGAAGGCTCGGACGTAGTGGCTGATCCGGCACGGGCACGCCGGCTGGCCAAGCGGATCTCCACGATCGTCGCCTCGGCGATCGAGTATGAGATCAAGGATCCGCGGCTGGCCGGCGTGACGATCACCGACGCGAAGGTGACCGCTGACCTGCACGACGCGACCCTGTACTACACGGTGCTGGGCCGATCCCTGGAAGACGACCCCGACTACGGCGGTGCCGCTGCCGCGCT is a window from the Mycobacterium sp. SVM_VP21 genome containing:
- the infB gene encoding translation initiation factor IF-2, which codes for MAKARVHELAKELGVTSKEVLARLSEQGEFVKSASSTVEAPVARRLRESFGGGKPAPKAEAPAAPAPAKAAPAPAATPGPAKPAPAPAADGAAAKPAAPAAPAAAKPAAPAAAVAPAAPAAPAAETPPPAAAAASPAAPPAPGPRPAAPGPKPGARTPRVGNNPFSSAQPVERAIPRPHPQAPRPGGAPRPGMPRPGGGATPGNMPGRSSNFGAQGRPARPGGPPRPGGGGRPGGPGGRPGGPGGGPGGNYRGGGAGGPGGAGGPAGAGAGGFRGRPGGGGGGRPGQRGGAAGAFGRPGGAPKRGRKSKRAKRAEYENMQAPVVGGVRLPHGNGETIRLARGASLSDFADKINANPAALVQALFNLGEMVTATQSVGDETLELLGSEMNFVVQVVSPEDEDRELLESFDLTYGEDEGGEEDLQSRPPVVTVMGHVDHGKTRLLDTIRKANVREGEAGGITQHIGAYQVGVDFDGSERLITFIDTPGHEAFTAMRARGAKATDIAILVVAADDGVMPQTVEAINHAQAADVPIVVAVNKIDKEGADPAKIRGQLTEYGLVAEDFGGDTMFVDISAKQGTNIAALEEAVLLTADAALDLRANPDMEAQGVAIEAHLDRGRGPVATVLIQRGTLRVGDSIVAGDAYGRVRRMVDEHGEDVEEATPSRPVQVIGFTSVPGAGDNLLVVDEDRIARQIADKRNARKRNALAARSRKRISLEDLDSALKETSQLNLILKGDNAGTVEALEEALMGIQIDDEVQLRVIDRGVGGITETNVNLASASDAIIIGFNVRAEGKATELANREGVEIRYYSVIYQAIEEIESALKGMLKPIYEEKELGRAEIRAMFRSSKVGNIAGCLVTSGIMRRNAKARLLRDNVVIAETVTISSLRREKDDVTEVRDGYECGLTLTYNDIKEGDVIQAYELVEKART
- a CDS encoding YlxR family protein, with protein sequence MIQRETSTTASRTHRSPDGPVRTCVGCRKRALTVELLRVVAVSTENGNGAVIIDRAGKQPGRGAWLHPASECLHAAIRRRAFVRALRISGSPDVSGVEEYFEGFEDRLTAPGNRTGSEEHEHTVKSR